The sequence below is a genomic window from Falsibacillus pallidus.
CTGGGAAGGGTCATATGCCTCCCCTTTCGTTACATCCCTAAACGACAAACCACGGAATGCTTGATCATCTTCAGTGTGTCCGTATATCGATAAATTCCGATTATTCTTTCCCAAAAATTTATTAATTAAAAGTGCGTGCTGCAGCACACCTATATCTGCAATATGATCAGGGTGATAATGTGAAATGATCACAGCATCCACCATTTCAGGCTGTATGTAATTCTGAAGCTGAGACAATACTGCACTTCCACAGTCAATTAAGAGATGGTAACCCTCATGTGTAAGCAAGTACCCTGTGCTCGCTTCATTCTGTTTTGGATAGCCTCCCCAGTGTCCTACAATCGTCAGTTCCAAATAAATCCCCTCCATCTTTATTTTAGCCGAAATATAATGACATTTCCTCCAATATGCCTATTTTTTCATCCTATCGCAAAAAGATACCAATTATTGTTGACCAGAATAAAACTGTTATAATACAATATAATAAAATAAGAACAGTATTATAACAAATTCCAGGAAGGATGATGAAGATGCTTCATAATGTATTGGAATTCTTTAAAAATCTCCCTGCCAAAAACTGCTCCGAATGCGGGCAGCAGATGGATGAACAGCATGAATGCTACGGCAATAAATGTGACAAGTGTATGGGGATCAGTGAACTGTAGTATGAATATTACTTATTGAGCTTGCCTTAGGGCAGGCTTTTCTTTTGTGAATTTTTCTAGAACATTCTTCCTCTGTTTCAGTAACTTCCCTTTGTTCGGTTATAATGGGATGTAGTATATGAAATCATTTCTTGGAGGTACATATGGTAAAAAAACTCCGCTTGCTTATTGCAATCACAGCTGTTTTCATTCTGGTTCTATCGGGATGTTCTTCAGCTCCCAAAACAACGAAAAAAGTAGAGGACTTTACATTTACTGATCAGAACGGCAAAAAATTCGGCTTAAAAGATCTAAAGGGGAAAATCTGGGTCTCTGACTTTGTCTTTACAAGCTGTACAACCATTTGTCCGCCAATGACCCATAACATGAGTGAACTGCAGAAGAAAGTCGAAGAAGAAGGGCTCGATAATGTGGAATTTGTATCTTTCAGTGTCGATCCTGCGGTGGACTCGCCTGAAGCCCTTAAAGAATATGCAGGAAAATATGATGGCGACCTTTCAAAATGGCACTTTTTAACGGGATACTCCCAAGATAAAATTGAACAATTTGCCAAAGACAACTTCAGTGCTTTCGTCAAGAAACCGGATAGCGGTGACCAGGTAATTCACGGAATTTCCTTTTATATCATCAATAAAAAAGGAGAAATCCTGGAGAAAAATTACGCAGGGAACAAAGACGTTCCATATGATGAAATCATTGATACCATCAAAAAGCTTAACTAAATCAACAAAAAACAAAAACTGGCCAGTGCACCATCTGCACTGGCCAGTTTTTTTATTCTGCTGCTTCTTCCAAACTGCCGTTTTTGAACTTTCTTCTGAATGTAGCCAGGAAGTAAATCAATGACAGAAGCAGGAAGCCTGCAATATAAATGAACAACATGTTCAAATTCGTCCACATGTAGGCAAAGTCGCCGCTTGAAATAACAGCTTTGAATGCCTGCACGGAATAAGACATCGGCAGCAGATAATGAATCGGCTGCAATGGTTTCGGGATAGTTTCAAGCGGGTAGGTTCCGGCACTGGTTGTCAACTGAAGAATCAGGACAATAATTCCGATGAACCTTCCCGGATCCCCAAGAGCAGTAACCAGGAATTGAATAATGGAGATAAAAGCGATACTCGTAACTATCGTAGCCACTACAAATAATGGGATACTCTCCACTTTCAAATCAAGTCCGTAAAGCAGGATTGCATCGACAATCAAGGATTGAATGATTCCGACGATGCCAACGACCCCAAATTTTCCGATGAACCAGCTGAAGCCGTTTCTTGGTCTTCCTGCTGGTTCCCTTAGAGGGAATATGATTGAAAGGACCAGAGCCCCGACAAATAAACTCAATGAGATGAAATACGGAGCGAATCCAGTACCGTAGTTAGGTACTTTATTGATTCCGTTTTTCTTTACTTTAACCGGTTCACCCATCATATCGTAAGTGTCATTGTCCGCTTTTACAGAATTTGCGTCATCCGCACCTTCTGCCAATTTATCATGCAGTTCTTTCGTACCTTCTGAAAGATCGTTTGTTCCATTCGATAAATCTTTGGATCCATCTGCAAGCTTCTGGGCTCCATCTGTCAGCTGATTGGAACCAGATGATAATTGATTCATTCCGCCTGCCAGCTGTCCTGCACCCTGTGCAAGCTTATCTGCGCCATTTTTCGCTTCATTCAGCTTGCCGCCAAAAACACCCATGCCATCTACAAGCTTGCTTTGTCCAGAAGCCAGATCATTGGCACCTT
It includes:
- the yhfH gene encoding protein YhfH — its product is MLHNVLEFFKNLPAKNCSECGQQMDEQHECYGNKCDKCMGISEL
- a CDS encoding SCO family protein, with translation MVKKLRLLIAITAVFILVLSGCSSAPKTTKKVEDFTFTDQNGKKFGLKDLKGKIWVSDFVFTSCTTICPPMTHNMSELQKKVEEEGLDNVEFVSFSVDPAVDSPEALKEYAGKYDGDLSKWHFLTGYSQDKIEQFAKDNFSAFVKKPDSGDQVIHGISFYIINKKGEILEKNYAGNKDVPYDEIIDTIKKLN